One Campylobacter concisus DNA segment encodes these proteins:
- the sdhE gene encoding 8-methylmenaquinol:fumarate reductase membrane anchor subunit, which produces MQNEFAFFPGCVLSQAAKEAKMSLEAIAPVLGWKLHEIKGWSCCGAQQAQDVDPMAALVANARNIALAEQMNMPMLTTCSTCMLTLTRAKSTLDKGAKDRINTFLAEGNMKYNGSTEITSLLWELYQNVDTLKAKVVKPLSGLKVALFYGCHSLRPEKDLHNRESSVNPKSFETVVSALGATIVPFEKRLDCCGFHASYPAGKSVRKMSSQIVNNADQNGADVVVTPCPLCQMQLDIYQERYQDENHSDVRKPIIHLSQLVGLALGLSVEELGLDLNIIDASKIA; this is translated from the coding sequence ATGCAAAACGAATTCGCTTTTTTCCCAGGATGCGTACTCTCTCAAGCAGCTAAAGAGGCTAAGATGTCGCTTGAGGCTATCGCTCCAGTACTTGGATGGAAGCTTCACGAGATAAAGGGCTGGAGCTGCTGTGGTGCTCAACAAGCACAAGACGTCGATCCTATGGCAGCACTTGTGGCAAATGCTAGAAATATAGCGCTTGCAGAGCAGATGAATATGCCGATGCTTACGACATGCTCAACTTGTATGCTAACTCTAACAAGAGCTAAAAGCACGCTTGATAAGGGCGCAAAAGATCGTATAAATACCTTTTTAGCTGAAGGCAATATGAAATATAACGGTTCAACCGAGATCACAAGCCTTCTTTGGGAGCTTTATCAAAATGTCGATACGCTAAAAGCAAAGGTTGTTAAACCACTTAGCGGCCTAAAAGTAGCGCTATTTTACGGCTGCCACAGCCTAAGACCTGAAAAAGATCTGCACAATAGAGAAAGTTCAGTCAATCCAAAGAGTTTTGAAACCGTCGTAAGCGCACTTGGCGCTACTATCGTACCATTTGAGAAAAGACTTGACTGCTGCGGCTTCCACGCTAGCTATCCAGCTGGAAAATCAGTAAGAAAAATGTCAAGCCAGATCGTAAATAACGCTGATCAAAATGGTGCAGACGTAGTTGTAACTCCGTGCCCACTTTGCCAAATGCAACTTGACATCTATCAAGAGAGATATCAAGATGAGAACCACTCAGATGTTAGAAAGCCTATCATCCACCTATCTCAGCTTGTAGGTCTTGCACTTGGTCTATCTGTTGAAGAACTAGGTCTTGATCTAAACATCATCGACGCTAGCAAGATAGCGTAA
- the sdhB gene encoding 8-methylmenaquinol:fumarate reductase iron-sulfur subunit yields the protein MKIIIDRFDGTKKYESTYELTNEEIKGKTLLTVLFDIKQKKDATLNFTASCRSAICGACAVRVNGHSYLACDTKMNELLAEFGNPDTIRISPLGNFKVISDLMVDWEPSIENLRKIRPSITAKSEFSAAKGCKQSQKEYDKVALEWDCILCGACASECNKLEADASDYMQPFVFVHAYRAAFDSRSKDPMPHLKPAIDNGLWMCVKCQECADRCPKGISACGDITDLRIMAIQKGFNEGMGPDHAEAFLTDLVDGSGRLNEIKLALRSEGVIKNMGKMDIAANLMLAGKMNPLHIFGEEDIEGHDDLVKMINAARKAASKE from the coding sequence ATGAAAATTATTATCGACCGTTTTGACGGAACTAAAAAATATGAATCAACTTATGAGCTAACAAATGAAGAGATCAAAGGCAAAACTCTTTTAACAGTGCTTTTTGACATCAAACAAAAAAAGGATGCGACGTTAAATTTCACAGCATCTTGTCGCTCAGCGATATGCGGTGCGTGCGCTGTTAGAGTAAATGGTCACTCATATCTAGCTTGCGATACAAAGATGAACGAGCTTTTGGCTGAGTTTGGCAACCCAGATACTATTAGAATTTCACCACTTGGAAATTTCAAGGTTATCTCAGACCTTATGGTCGATTGGGAGCCAAGTATAGAAAATTTACGCAAGATCAGACCAAGCATCACTGCTAAGTCAGAATTTAGCGCTGCAAAAGGCTGTAAGCAAAGTCAAAAAGAGTACGACAAAGTTGCACTTGAATGGGACTGCATACTTTGTGGTGCGTGTGCTAGCGAGTGTAATAAGCTTGAAGCAGATGCGAGCGACTATATGCAGCCATTTGTATTTGTTCATGCTTATAGAGCCGCTTTTGACTCACGTAGCAAAGATCCTATGCCACACCTAAAACCAGCTATCGACAACGGACTTTGGATGTGTGTAAAGTGCCAAGAGTGTGCTGACCGCTGTCCAAAGGGCATAAGCGCATGCGGTGACATAACTGATCTTCGTATCATGGCTATACAAAAAGGCTTTAATGAGGGCATGGGGCCAGATCACGCTGAGGCATTCTTAACTGATCTGGTTGATGGCTCAGGCAGACTAAATGAAATTAAGCTTGCACTTCGTTCAGAAGGCGTTATCAAAAATATGGGCAAAATGGATATCGCGGCAAATTTAATGCTTGCTGGTAAGATGAATCCGCTTCATATTTTTGGTGAAGAGGATATTGAAGGACATGATGATCTAGTAAAAATGATAAATGCGGCTCGCAAAGCTGCTAGTAAGGAGTAA